A single genomic interval of Aureliella helgolandensis harbors:
- a CDS encoding sigma-54-dependent transcriptional regulator: MDITTKLLVIDDEPLILDVFECAFSQPEYIVQTAQNAAEGLAAFRDNRPDVVLMDVQMPDCTGLEALAQLQRLDPKIPIVLMTGHGTAATAIEAMRIGAFEYLLKPLQMENLTQVVTSAAETSRMTRTPAFLPSETPHQGNHGDCIVGSSRAMQEVYRAIGRVASRNVTVLILGESGTGKEVVARAIYQYSDRAAQRFLPVNCAAIPEHLLESELFGHEKGAFTGADRKRIGKFELASEGTLFLDEIGDMTPLMQTKILRVVQDQQFERVGGSESVQTDARLIAATNRDLAKAIADGSFRSDLFYRLNVYTIELPPLRERMEDLPELVDYFLYRYSHELKKPLTSYSPEALEQLNAYQWPGNIRELQSVIKRAVLEATGPVLVPAFLPDSIRRPQFRLASLSPAEPTPASPPTTESPLGRAGDNSKLARPITATALAEALEALAAQQLSNDSNNNIFEEVVAVAERAAIAATLRCTNGNLTESSRRLGISRTTLRAKMLSLQIHVDQNAVVNYSE; this comes from the coding sequence AAGCTCTTAGTCATCGACGATGAACCGCTGATTTTGGATGTTTTCGAATGCGCCTTCAGTCAGCCAGAATACATTGTGCAAACGGCGCAGAACGCCGCGGAGGGGCTTGCTGCATTTCGCGACAACCGTCCTGATGTGGTCTTGATGGATGTGCAGATGCCTGACTGTACCGGCTTGGAAGCGCTCGCCCAACTGCAGCGTCTGGACCCCAAGATTCCGATCGTGCTCATGACGGGACATGGTACGGCGGCCACCGCTATTGAAGCCATGCGCATCGGGGCTTTCGAGTATCTTCTCAAACCGCTGCAGATGGAGAATTTAACCCAAGTTGTCACCTCCGCTGCTGAAACCAGTCGCATGACAAGAACTCCGGCTTTTCTGCCGTCGGAAACACCTCATCAAGGTAATCACGGAGATTGCATTGTTGGAAGCTCGCGCGCGATGCAAGAGGTTTATCGGGCCATTGGACGGGTGGCGTCGCGCAACGTTACCGTGTTGATCTTGGGGGAAAGTGGTACCGGAAAGGAAGTTGTCGCTCGAGCGATCTATCAATATAGCGATCGCGCCGCCCAACGTTTTTTGCCGGTCAATTGTGCAGCAATTCCCGAACATCTGCTCGAGAGCGAATTGTTTGGCCATGAAAAAGGAGCTTTCACGGGTGCTGATCGCAAGCGTATTGGCAAGTTCGAACTGGCTAGTGAAGGGACGCTTTTTCTCGACGAAATCGGTGATATGACCCCGCTCATGCAAACCAAAATTTTGCGTGTGGTCCAAGATCAACAATTCGAACGGGTCGGCGGCAGCGAGTCTGTGCAGACCGATGCCCGCTTGATCGCCGCTACCAATCGTGACCTCGCGAAAGCGATTGCCGACGGTAGCTTTCGCTCAGACCTGTTCTACCGTTTGAATGTCTACACCATCGAATTGCCGCCGCTCCGCGAACGCATGGAGGATTTGCCTGAGCTCGTCGACTACTTTCTTTACCGCTATTCGCATGAACTGAAGAAGCCACTCACTAGCTATTCTCCCGAAGCATTGGAGCAACTTAACGCTTACCAGTGGCCTGGGAATATCCGCGAACTGCAAAGCGTGATCAAGCGTGCCGTGCTCGAAGCGACTGGGCCTGTGTTGGTCCCTGCCTTTCTGCCCGATTCGATTCGCCGTCCTCAATTCCGGCTCGCAAGCCTTTCGCCCGCGGAGCCCACTCCAGCCAGTCCCCCCACCACTGAAAGTCCACTAGGACGCGCTGGAGACAATTCGAAGCTCGCGCGTCCCATAACTGCGACAGCGTTAGCGGAGGCACTCGAAGCGCTTGCTGCGCAACAGCTTTCCAACGACTCCAATAACAACATTTTTGAAGAGGTGGTTGCCGTGGCGGAGCGTGCTGCAATTGCGGCCACGCTGCGATGCACCAACGGGAATCTGACCGAATCGTCGCGACGTCTGGGAATCAGTCGTACGACTCTGCGGGCTAAGATGCTCAGTCTGCAAATCCACGTCGATCAAAATGCGGTCGTCAACTATTCAGAGTAG